One genomic segment of Oscillatoria salina IIICB1 includes these proteins:
- a CDS encoding helix-turn-helix domain-containing protein, whose product MYPTSEQNILLAKSFGSARCFFYFALELTSNTYKEIVKGLSE is encoded by the coding sequence ATATATCCAACGTCCGAACAAAATATCTTACTTGCTAAGTCTTTTGGTTCTGCGCGTTGTTTTTTTTATTTTGCGCTTGAATTGACATCCAACACCTACAAAGAAATAGTAAAAGGCTTGAGTGAGTGA
- a CDS encoding aspartate ammonia-lyase, protein MNEPNYRIEKDSMGEREIPQNAYYGIQTLRAIENFPISGIKPLPTYIDACVLIKKATAITNGELGCIPQDISKAIAQAADEILQGKFRDQFVVDVYQAGAGTSHHMNVNEVLANRALEILGDKKGNYQRVSPNDHVNYGQSTNDTIPTAIRIGALLALEHSLYPALSDAIAILDRKAIQFKDIVKSGRTHLQDAVPVRLGEGFKAWAEILTDHLVRIERASEDISILGIGGSAAGTGLNTHPQYRYRVTELLTEFIQQPLQPAEHLMAAMQSMAPFVNISGTLRNLAQDCVKISHDLRLMDSGPKTGLKEIQLPSVQPGSSIMPGKYNPVIAEMTSMVCFQVMGYDTAIAFAAQAGQLELNVMMPLIAYDLIHSIEILGNTIEVLAKRCLAGIEANQSRCLSYAEGSLALVTALNPHIGYLKAADVAKESLETGKSIRQIVLEKGLMNETELASVLDLEKMSALSGD, encoded by the coding sequence ATGAACGAACCAAACTACCGCATTGAAAAAGACTCAATGGGAGAGCGAGAAATTCCCCAAAACGCCTACTACGGAATTCAAACCTTACGCGCCATCGAAAATTTCCCCATTAGCGGCATCAAACCCCTACCCACGTATATTGATGCCTGCGTGCTAATTAAAAAAGCTACAGCCATTACTAACGGTGAATTAGGCTGTATTCCCCAGGATATCTCAAAGGCGATCGCCCAAGCCGCAGATGAAATCCTCCAAGGTAAATTTCGCGATCAATTTGTCGTTGACGTTTACCAAGCTGGGGCGGGTACTTCCCACCACATGAATGTTAACGAAGTCCTCGCTAATCGTGCCTTAGAAATTTTAGGCGACAAAAAAGGTAACTATCAGCGCGTCAGCCCCAACGACCATGTAAACTACGGTCAGTCTACCAACGATACAATTCCCACAGCAATTCGGATTGGCGCATTACTCGCCTTAGAACATTCATTGTATCCAGCTTTGTCGGACGCGATCGCCATTCTCGATCGAAAAGCGATTCAATTTAAGGATATTGTCAAATCAGGTAGAACTCACTTACAAGATGCTGTCCCTGTAAGACTAGGAGAGGGTTTCAAAGCTTGGGCAGAAATTTTAACCGACCATTTGGTTAGAATCGAAAGAGCCTCAGAAGATATCTCTATACTTGGTATTGGTGGTAGTGCGGCGGGAACTGGCTTAAATACACATCCGCAATATCGCTACCGCGTCACTGAACTACTTACTGAATTTATTCAACAACCTTTACAACCCGCAGAACATCTCATGGCAGCCATGCAGAGTATGGCTCCTTTTGTCAATATCTCTGGAACATTGCGTAACTTAGCCCAAGACTGCGTAAAAATCTCCCATGACTTGCGCTTAATGGACTCTGGACCCAAAACGGGTTTAAAAGAGATTCAACTGCCTTCAGTACAACCAGGATCGTCGATTATGCCCGGAAAATACAACCCAGTCATTGCCGAAATGACTTCGATGGTCTGTTTTCAAGTTATGGGTTATGACACCGCGATCGCTTTTGCTGCCCAAGCAGGACAATTAGAATTAAATGTCATGATGCCCTTAATTGCCTACGATCTCATCCACAGCATCGAAATTCTCGGTAATACCATCGAAGTCTTAGCCAAACGCTGTTTAGCAGGAATCGAAGCCAACCAATCTCGCTGTCTTAGCTATGCTGAAGGTAGTTTAGCTTTAGTTACCGCCCTTAACCCTCACATTGGCTATCTCAAAGCTGCCGATGTCGCTAAAGAATCCCTCGAAACAGGCAAATCAATCCGCCAAATCGTCCTCGAAAAAGGTTTAATGAATGAAACAGAACTCGCCTCTGTTCTCGATTTAGAAAAAATGAGCGCCCTTTCTGGGGATTAG